The Coregonus clupeaformis isolate EN_2021a unplaced genomic scaffold, ASM2061545v1 scaf0621, whole genome shotgun sequence genome includes the window TTCACTCTAACCACTTTGATTATGGCCCAGCCTCCACTCTAACCACTTTTGATTATGGCTATGCCTCCACTGCTAACCACTTTATTATGGCTCTCTGCCTCTCCACTTTAACCACTCTTTATTATGGCCCCCTTCCACGGTAACTACTCTTATTAATTaatatcatttagcagacgttttatccaaagcgacttatcatgtatacattttttttgtatgggtggtggctcaaacccactaccttggaaGGCAAGTATGTTAGCTGGTACACATTGAGTGCTAGAGAGACCACCTAACCACTTTATTATGGGCCCGGGCTCCACCTAATCCACTTCGGATATGGCCCTGCCTCTGCCTCCATTAATTCAAATATGGACACTTGAACCACTTAATGGGCTCACTCTAACCACTAATGGACCTATCCCACCTATCCACTTTATTAGGCTGTGCCTCCACTCTAACCACTTTTGATATGGCCCTGCCCCCGCCTCCACTTCTAACCAATTTTTATTATGGCCCTGCCTCCGCCTCCACCTAACCACTTTATTATGGCCCCTGCCCTGCCTCCACCTAACTAACTTTATATGGCTGTACTTTCCACCTAACCACTTTATATGGCCTGCTCCACCTAACCACTTTATTACGGCGAGCCCACCTAACACTTTATTATGGCCGCCCACCTAACCACTTTATTATGGCCCCGCCTCCACTCTAACCACTTTATTTATCCTGCTGCCTCCACTCTTAACCACTTCTGAAGGGTGGCTCCGGGCCCACCTGAACCACTTGATGGTGGCCCTGCCCTGCCTTCCACTCTAACCACTTTATTATTTTATTCACTCTAACCACTTTATTAGGCTCTGCTCTCCACCTAACCACTTATAAATGGCCCTGCCTCCACCCCAACACTTTGATATGGCCTCTCTCCACTCTAACCACTTATGATGCGCCCTGCCTCCACTCTAACCACTCTTATTATGGCCTCTGCCTAATTCTTAACCCTTTTATATGGCATTCCACGTAATCCACTTTATTATTCTGGCCTCTGCTCCACTCTGTTCACTTTATTATGGCCCTGCCCCCACCTAACCCCTTTATTATGGCCCCGCTCCACCTCAACCACTTTGAGTTATGGCTTCTGTTTCACTCTAATACTTTTATTATGGGTCCCGCTTCACCTAACATTTAATATGGCCCTGCCTCCACTCTAACCACTTTATTATGGCTCCTGCTCTCCACCTAACTACTTTGATATGGCTCCTGCCTCACCAAATATATGCTGCTCTCCACCTAACTATTTTATTATGGCCATTTCCACTAACCATTTTAAATTAATAAACTATGTGCCTGCCCACCTAACTACTTTATTATGGCCTCGCCTTCCACTCTAACTACTTTATTATGGCTCCTGCCCTCCACCTAACCACTCTTTTTATTATGGCCCTGTCACTTAATTACTTTATTATAGTCTTCCCGCCTCCACTTTCAACCACTTTATTATGGCTCTCTGCTCTCCACTTCTAACCATTTTATTATGGCCCCTGCTCTCCACCTAACCACTTGATATGGCCCCGCCTCCACTCTAACTCATTTCTTTATTATGGCTCTCGCTTCCACTCTAACCACTTTGCTATGGCCCCCGCCTCCACCTAACCACTTCTTTTATTATGGCCCTGCCTCCACCTGCAACCACTTTTATTATGGCTCTCTGCCTCCACCTAACTACTCTTATTATGGCTCCCTGCCTCAATAATACTgtgttaatttttttaaatgatatgacAAAAAAATATTACTTTATTTGGAATTGCATAATAAATAAATCGATATTTTTTTATAAGGGAATTTGAATTTGGAGGGCAGAGATGATTAAACATTGAAAGCACTGGATAGATTATAACTGACAAATTAAACTTCAATCCAAGCGGGAGCAGATTAGTAAGAAAGGCACATATGCagcttaacaaaaatatatggaaatgtctgctctatccaaaattatgaccaactgattgcagcattaccgaaGCAAACAATGGAGGCGGCAAGTGTAAAGGGAACTTGTACTAACAGTAGTGGAGTACTGGTCTTTCTCTAACAGTAGTGGAGTACTGGTCCTTCTCTAACAGTAGTGGAGTACTGGTCTTTCTTCTAACAGTAGTGGGAGTACTGGTCCTTCTCTAACAGTAGTGGAGTACTGGTCCTTCTCCAACAGTAGTGGAGTACTGGTCCTTCTCTCTAACAGTAGTGGAGTACTGGTCTCTACTCTAACAGTAGTGGAGTATGGTCCTTCTCTAACAGTAGTGGAGTACTGGTCCTTCTCTAACAGTAGTGGAGTCTGGTCCTTCTCCAACAGTAGGTGGAGTACTGGTCGCTTCTCTAACAGTAGTGGAGTACTGGTCGCTTCTCCAACAGTAGTGGAGTACTGGTCCTTCTCTAACAGTAGTGGAGTACTGAGTCCTTCTCTGACAGTAGTGGAGTACTGGTCTCTTTCTCTAACAGTAGTGGAGTACTGGTCCTTCTCCAACAGTAGTGGAGTACTGGTCCTTCTCCAACAGTAGTGGAGTACTGGTCCTTCTCTAACAGTAGTGGAGTACCGGTCTCCTCCTAACAGTAGTGAGTACTGGTCCTTCTCCAACAGTAGTGGAGTACTGGTCCTTCTCTAACAGTAGTGAGTACTGGTCCTTCTTGCTAACAGTAGTGGAGTACTGGTCCTTCTCTGACAGTAGTGGAGTACTGGTCTTTCTCTAACAGTAAGTGGAGTACTGGTCTTCCCCAACAGTCAGTGGAGTACTGGTCCTTCTCTAACAGTAGTGAGTACTGGTCCTTCTCCAACAGTAGTGGAGGTATGGTTCTTCTCTTGACACAGTAGAGTACTGGTCTTTCTAACAGTAGTGGAGTACTGGTCCTTCTCTAACAGTAGTAGAGTACTGGTCTTTCTCTAACAGTAGTAGAGTACTGGTCCTTCTCTAACAGGAGTAGTGGAGAGTACTGGTCCTTCTCTAACAGTAGTGGAGTGGTCCTTCTCTAACAGTAGTGGAGTACTGCGTCCTTTTGCTCCAACAGTAGTGAGTACTGGTCCCTTCTCCAACAGTAGTGGAGTACTGGTCCTTCTCTAACAGTAGTGGAGTACTGGTCCTTCTCTAACAGTAGTGGAGTACTGGTCCTTCTCTAACAGTAGTGGAGTACTGGTCCTTCTCTAACAGTAGTGGAGTACTGGTCCTTCTCCAACAGTAGTGGAGTACTGGTCCTTCTCTAACAGTAGTGGAGTCCTGGTCCTTCTCTAACAAGTAGTGGAGTACTGGTCCTTCTCTAGTAGTGGAGTACTGGTCCTTCTCTAACAGTAGTGGAGTACTGGTCCTTCTCTAACAGTAGTGGAGTACTGGTCCTTCTCCAACAGTAGGGAGTACTGGTCCTTCTCTAACAGTAGTGGAGTACTGGTCCTTCTCTAACAGTAGTGGAGTACTGGTCCTTCTCTAACAGTAGTGGAGTACTGGTCCTTCTCTAACAGTAGTGGAGTACTGGTCCTTCTCTAACAGTAGTGGAGTACTGGTCCTTCTCCAACAGTAGTGGAGTACTGATCCTTCTCTAACAGTAGTGGAGTACTGGTCCTCTCTAACAGTAGTGGAGTACTGGTCCTTCTCTAACAGTAGTGGAGTACTGGTCCTTCTCTAACAGTAGTGGAGTACTGGTCCTTCTCTAACAGTAGTGGAGTACTGGTCCTTCTCCAACAGTAGTGGAGTACTGGTCCCTTCTCTAACAGTAGTGGAGTACTGGTCCTTCTCTAACAGTAGTGGAGTACTGGTCCTTCTCCATCAGTAGTGGAGTAAACCTGGTCTATGCTATTCCTCTGTTGTAGCTACACCCTGAGTCTGTCTCTGGGCTCCAGCGGTGATGATCAGCAGGAGATGGTGGCCATCCAGTCAGTCAATCTTCTGTTGAAGAGTCTTGGAGCTTACACTCACCGAACGTAGACGACCTCATCTTCAAGTGAGTGGGTCTGACTGGGACAGTGACCGTAGAtcgacagcacaaacagatctgggaccaggctagtggcGATCACGTCTTTGTTAGtaactctctcccccttctctgtcTCCTTCCAGACTTGCCTACTTTGAGATGAGCTATCAGTTCTATAGGAGAGAGAAGCTGATGTGGACTGTGGTCCGACATTACAGTGAACAGGTTAGTTCACACGATTCCTTCACAAACCTTAAGATAGATAATATACTTTAGCCTCTCTTTTTTTACTGTTTTatttggatctctctctctctctctctctctctctctctctctctctctctctctctctctctctctctctctctctctctctctctctctctctctctctctctgtagttccTGAAACAGATGTATGTGTTGGTGCTGGGTCTGGATGTCTTGGGGAACCCATTCGGCCTGATCAGAGGCCTGTCTGAAGGAGTGGAGGCCTTCTTCTCCGAGCCCTtccaggtgcacacacacaccaaaaaccTCCAGCTATTCTCATAGGGACCACGTGGTGACGTTTTTTGAGGGACGTGGTCTGGATGTCCGGGACGGGTCAGGCCCTGTAGAGGCCCCCGTTCCAGAAGCAGTACGGCTGAAGTGACTCCAGTGCTGACATTattttggttgttgttgttgtcgtcaTAGGGAGCGGTTCAGGGTCCTGAGGAGTTCGCTGAGGGCTTTGTGATCGGAGTACGCAGTCTACTGGGGCACACTGTCGGTAAggctgtgtgtgaatgagtgaatgagtgagtgcgCCTGTGTAcaagtgcttgtgtgtgtatacaATGTGTGCATGTCTAAAGTGTTTTTTTTTCTATatatctgtcttctctctcctccccactagGTGGCGCTGCAGGCATGGTGTCTCGTATCACGGGGTCAGTGGGTAAAGGACTGGCTGCCATCACCATGGATAAAGAGTACCAGCAAAAAAGACGAGAGGAAATGAACAGACCTCCCAAAGACTTTGGAGAGAGTCTGGCCAAGGGAGGCATGGGATTCTTCAAGGTACCACTGTAGTACTATGATCATTTAATAAAGATACACTTTATCCAGAGACACTTACAGTGAAACCAGGGTTGGGTTGGGGGGGATTTTTTCAATTCACTCAATTCAGGTAAAAGTAATTCACATTTTCCTCATAGAAAGAATATGAGGAAAATTGGAATTGGGATTTCAGTTGACTTcctaaattgactgaattgaaaatgGACTTGACCACAACCCTGCAGTGAACACGTTCAGTGTATGTTGCCCATGTGGAAATCACACCGTCAGCTGTGGGGTCGAAAGCACATGTCCCAATATTGTCCTTCACGATGAGTCAGAGGTCACGGACGAGTCAGAGGTCACGGACGTTTAAGCCCCGTGTTGAATATTAAACTACACGAAATGATTCAACAACGATACATGACatggcttgcatcccaaatggcaccctattccctatgtagtgcactacttttgacacgtAGGGCTATAtaggaacagggtgtcatttgggactgagTCATGATTAGCTTTTCAGTACAGAACACAACATCAGATGAAACCTCTTCATTCAGGACAATAATGTGAAATGTAATTTTCCTCCCAAACGGGGTGGTTTTCTTTGGTTAAGAGGTTGTTCTGTCCTGTTAGTCTTGAATTAGACCTTTGTGTTGGATACCATGGAGACCTGacagtcctccctctctctctctctctctctctctctctctctctctctctctctctctctctctctctctctctctctctctctctctctctctctctctctctctctctctctctctctctgtctctgtctctgtctctgtctctgtctctctctgtctctgtctctgtctctgtctctctctctctctctctctctctctctctctctctctctgtagggggTCGTTGGTGGGGTAACGGGCATCGTCACCAAACCTGTAGAAGGTATGTTTATTCACAACGCTCTGACCTGTGGCTGAACTCTTCTTCATCACTCATCAATGTTCAatagatatttacatttacattccaTAAATGTAATTCTAGAACAATTTTATAGCTAGAATAAAATCTGTAGTTTATTGTCCACTTTGTGGGAAACAGAAGTTTGTCTCAACCCTTCAAAGATGATCTCCATCAGATCTCACATCCCTTCATGGATTTGGTAGAATATATaggatgtacactgagtgtacaaaacattaggaacacctgctctttccatgacatagactgaccaggtgaatccaggtgaaagctatgatcccttattgatgtcacctgttaaatccacttcaaatcagtgtagatgaaggggaggagacagggttaaagaaggatttataagccttgagacatggattgtgtacgtgtgccattcagagggtgaacgggcaagacaaaatatttaagtgcctttaaaacggggtatggtagtaggtcaagaactgcaacgctgctgggtttttgacgctcaacagtttcctgtgtgtatcaagaatggtccaccacccaaaggacatccagccaacttgacacaactgtgggaaacattgagtcaacattggccagcatccttgtggaacgctttcCACACCTTGTAGATGTGATTTTAttcattaggatccccattagccaacgccaatggcaacagctagtcttactggggtccgacacataaccaaaaataaatcacagacaaaagacttacaatttacatacatctaaaaacattaacatgtagtgtgtgtgtgcatctatcagggagggaaaaaagtatttgatcccctgctgattttgtacgtttgcccactgacaaagaaatgatcagtctataattttaacagtaggtttatttgaacagtgagagacagaataacaacaacaaaatccagaaaaatgcatgtcccATATTAGCCGTCTGATTAcagtgaagagcaagacgtgccgctctgttctgggccagctgcagcttaactaggtctttccttgcagcactggaccacactaCTGGACAATAATctagattagacaaaactagagcctgcaggacttgctttttggagtggggtgtcaaaaaagcagagcatcatttattatggacatacctcttcccatctttacaaccattgaatctatatgttttgaccatgacagtttacaatctaaggtaacgccaagtaatttagtctcctcaacttgttcaacagccacaccattcatcaccagattcagctgaggtctagaattcagggaatgatttgtaccaaatacaatgttcttagttttagagatgttcaggaccagtttgttagtggccacccattccaaaacagactgcaactctttgttaagggtttcagtgacttcactagctgtggttgctgatgcgtatatggttgagtcatcagcatacatggacacacatgctttgtttaatgccagtggcaggtcattggtaaaaatagaaaagagtagagggcctagagagctgccctgtggtacaccacaccctacatgtttgacattagagaagcttccattaaagaaaaccctctgagttgtATTAGATAGAtggctctgaatccacgatatgacagaggttgaaaagccgtaacacatacgttttctcaacaacaggttgtggtcaataatatcaaaggctgcactgaaatctcccacaatcttcttattatcaatttctttcaaccaatcatcagtcgtttgtgtcagtgcagtacatgttgagtgcccttttctataagcatgctgaaagtctgttgttaatttgtttacagggAAATagcatttggtcaaacacaattttttccaacagtttgctaagagctggcagcaagctgataggtctgctgttagaaccagtaaaggctttaccactcttgggtagcggaatgactttggcttccctccaggcctgaggacaaagactttcctctaggctcagattaaagatatgacagatggctatagagtcagctaccatcctcagtagctttccatctaagttgtcaacgCCAGGAggttttgtcattattgatcgataacaataatgttccacctctcccacacaaaCTTTACAAAGATTtctgtcattattattatttattttttatgcatgattacgatggctcactgttcgttgttggcatttcctgcctaagtttgcccactttgccaatgaagtaatcattcaaataattggcaacatcaaatggttttgtgatgaataagccatctgattcggtGAAAGATGGAGTCTTTCTGCCCATCATttaatttaaagtactccaacgtTTTGTtttcatcattctttatatcattgatcttggcttcataatacagtttcttcttctttttgttgagtttagtcacatcatctctctatttgcagtaagtcagccagtcagatgtgcagccagacttattagccactccttttgccccgtctctttcaaccagacagtttttcaattcctcatcaatccatggagccttaacagctctaacagtcagtttcaGAACAggggcatgtttatcaataattggaagaagcaatttcataaattcattaagtgcagcgtctggatgctccttattaatcacatcagatcaACAAATAAAGTTTtacatccacataagagtcacagcaaaatactttgtatgatctcttatacactattttaggcccagcatttggaactttggctttcctggatatagccactatattgtgatcactgcatccaatgggtacggatacagctttagaacaaagttctacggtattagtaaaaatgtgatcaatacatgtggatgatcttgttcctgtagtgtttgtaaacaccctggtaggttgattaataacctgaaccagattacaggcactggttacggtgagaagcttcctcttgagcggacagcttgatgaaaaccagtcaatattcaggtccccaagaaagtagacctctctgtttacatcacatacactgtcAAGCATTtgacacatattatttagatactgactgttagcacttggtggcctatagcaacaccccagaagaaaaaggctttagatgtgccaagtgaacctgtAACCACAACACACTGTGTAAGTCAATATTAgcaaagtgttcttaatgttttgtacactcagtgtatgttgaatATGACATTACTGTATTTCCAGTGTAGTTTGCTTTGAGCGTTAACCTTTTCTAAACCATACATCtaacacgtctctctctctctctctctgtctctctctctctctcgctctctctgtctctctctctctctctctctctctctctctctcgctctctctctctgtctctctctctctctctctctctctctctctctctctctctctctctctctctctctctctctctctctctctctctctctctctctctctctccccccctccccaggGGCCAAGAAGGAGGGAGCGGCAGGGTTCTTCAAGGGCATAGGGAAGGGTCTAGTGGGCGTGGTGGCCAGGCCGACAGGGGGCATCGTAGACATGGCCTCCAGCACCTTCCATGGAATACAAAGGTTGGTAGAGACAAATACAGGACACTACAGATGTTAGTGGAGACAGGACACTACAGATGTTAGTGGAGACAGGACACTACAGAGGTTAGTGGAGACAGGACACTACAGAGGTTAGTGGAGACAGGACACTACAGAGGTTAGTGGAGACAGGACACTACAGAGGTTAGTGGAGACAGGACACTACGGAGGTTAGTGGAGACAGGACACTACGGAGGTTAGTGGAGACAGGACACTACAGAGGTTAGTGGAGACAGGACACTACAGAGGTTAGTAGAGACAGTACACTACGGAGGTTAGTGGAGACAGGACACTACAGAGGTTAGTAGAGACAGTACACTACGGAGGTCAGTGGAAACAGGACACTACAGAGGTCAGTGGAGACAGGACACTACAGAGGTCAGTGGAGACAGGACACTACAGAGGTCAGTGGAGACAGGACACTACAGAGGTTAGTGGAGACAGGACACTACAGAGGTTATtgtgatttttatttggaatgtTTTGTTTAATGTGGTATTGCGTAACATTATTTGTCTGTCACTCATAACCATGTTTGGTGCTTATGTTCTGTTCATTATAATTATTGTGATCTGACTAATTTTGTTAACTGTTCTGTTTTCAATTTGTTTTCTCATAAGTTAATGCCTTGGAGAAGTTGTTTTTGTCTTTGTGTTGAGTGAGTATTTGGTGAGATGTGGGAAGCTTTGGTAATGACTGGCGGCCACAGTGAACACTTCCTGTTCACGTGACCTACGCAATAGGGGTCATAGGGGAGGGGTTTGGGACTGGGGAGGGGTTCGGCTGGCATGGAGGGTTAGTTGTCTTTCTCATAAATCAGATTGTCTGTCAGAGAGGTAAGTGACTGCATGGCGTTGAAGTAGGTATTATGCTGTTACAGATCAAACCAAAGGAAATGATTGGTTAACAGCTCAACATTTAACCCCCCCTATCATCATTAACGCTGCTACTGACCTGAGTCCTCCCCTGCTCCATACTGCAGCATCGTGGGGTCCAACAGACTAAACCCTGAGGACTGAACAGACCGGGACAGAGGAGACTATTGGTACTGTAAAGCTAAAGTTTAGAGCAGCTCTTCTCAGCAGGTCATTCTGTATCTCAGTAACTTTGACGTCACATTGGATTCTAACTGCagttagacaaacacacacacacacacagacacacacacacacacacacacacacacacacacacacacacacacacacacacacacacacacacacacacacacacacacacacacacacacacacacagactcttccTTGTCAGATAGCTAATAGAAGTCACACTCAAGCCCCTCCTCCACCTGTTCTCTCCTCCGGGATTGGCCGACTGCACGAGCGCACGACACCGCCATGCAGAGATTGGCAGTTTGGCAAAGTTTTTTTGCTGCAAAAGAATAACAAACATATTGACGATAAAAAATCCACCACTGTCAGGATCCCTGCTGTGTTGACCTGGGGGCTTCATGTTGGTAATAGACTGATGGAATGCATTGTGGACTGGAATTGCGTTTGGGGAAATGTGCTGGCATGTGGCTGGTTAGCTTACATGTTCATATGGGGCTGAAATAGCTCCGCCAACAGCTCTCGGAGTGGAGGACCTCCACGATTGGTCTAACTGCAGCCAAGTAAACCGTCCAGTCTCTACTGTGACTttgaccccccctccccctctggcTTTCTCATTAACCCCTTCCTCCCCCTCACCTCAGTTACCTAATGTTGGGCCAAAACAGTCCTAATTCCCCAGTGGTTCTGAAAT containing:
- the LOC123485236 gene encoding vacuolar protein sorting-associated protein 13C-like, translated to DLIFKLAYFEMSYQFYRREKLMWTVVRHYSEQFLKQMYVLVLGLDVLGNPFGLIRGLSEGVEAFFSEPFQGAVQGPEEFAEGFVIGVRSLLGHTVGGAAGMVSRITGSVGKGLAAITMDKEYQQKRREEMNRPPKDFGESLAKGGMGFFKGVVGGVTGIVTKPVEGAKKEGAAGFFKGIGKGLVGVVARPTGGIVDMASSTFHGIQRGNERVAESTEEVTKLRPVRLIREDGIIRPYDQEDAKGYDLFQRSEIKQLEGEIFREHCLYPGHKKTNIIVTNRRVMCVKEIEFVGHFNKEWECLFEHFSRPPHVEGGDLNIYCKEQNKLKIQKRDGQEPMRVLHLKYPATAQKLCEAIEQAQSAQRQHRMVKQKSQRFLRLGDKR